Part of the Henckelia pumila isolate YLH828 chromosome 2, ASM3356847v2, whole genome shotgun sequence genome is shown below.
ATCTTTCATTTGTCGATGGAATTTAATTCATTGTAATATAGGATACAAGAATATCGCATGACTTCTATAGGATGACATATTTCGTTTAACTTGTTTTTGAAATTGTTTTTATTAGAGAGTTGCAAGGAAAAAATAAATGGTTCACTTACAATTTTGCATCAATAAAAATAGTCGgtgatatattttttcaaatatcaaaTTCTATTGTCAATTCGGATATACGTTGcgttaaaaaatttcaaaaattaatgtCTCAAagctctttttcttttttcacaTGTCAAAATATTGATACATATTATatcatttaatttgtttttggtttgattatcaaatattttagaGCATGTAATAATGCATTATTTGTTggataaacattaaaaaaatttagggGCTTATCAATAAAGATCTTGTATGGCTGTCGATGGGATATTTTCTTCTTGTAATTGTGATAAATGGGAAGACAACGTGGAAGTAATTATTTAGTgtgattaaaatataaatattatttattttatatatatattatttttttattttaaatcaatttaaatttgaaaaaaaaaagatgaagaTACAAAAATGAAGAAAATCATGGACAagtgaaatttaaaataaagatagtgatttcattttttttaagagtattttagatatttcgttttttattttattaaataaattttaattcgaTTACTAAGTGGtgcttttttttaataatatagtaagatattaAAGATCGTTATATGCATGATGTGCatgtttcataaaaaaaatatttttttaataaaatttattatttgaaatggAAATTGtaaatgagaaaaataaaaacataaagaaCCATGTTAATATTATTATAAGAGTAAATTCACTTTAAATCTCTAAACTTTAACAAAACTTTGAATTCAGTCATCGTTAGAAAAATTATATGTTTGAGTTTCCTGATCTATGTTTCTACAATTGACAATCCCTTGGTCCACATGGTTTTTTCTCGGATGAaattcggtacaaaacattAACAATGCAGTAttaatacatgatatttgaccataaattatttcaaatttggtactaatatatattttttgagtactcaaatatgTATGCAAATATTGTTATTAATTTCATATTTGTCTTTATTTAATTGAACGACGGTACAAAACATTAGAAATGtgatactaatatatgatattgaagtatcaatttttttagatctgatactaatatatgattattGAGTATTCAAACATGTGTAGCAAATATTGATATAAATAAAGTTGCTCGAATTTTGTATCtaaaattttatcttttgtACCAGATCTAAACAAGATAATACTcgaatatcatatattagtattaaattttcaatattttgtacTCATTTTAACCCGTAAAAAAATATGTGGGCTCAGAAaatgcaaaaatatttttgtgtggATCAGAGAGTTTAaaagactttttttttttttgacatagACTGAATGCAAAAATATGTTTTGgtttaaaaatttaaagcaAACTTGCccttattataattataatatagtttttccttattataattataatatagtaaaacTATGTACTTAGTTTGATACTTAGACGacattttaagaaaataaaatattatatcatattcCACCATAATTAAATAAGTATGGCCAAATTAAGTAAGGCAAAAAATGGTGAGATTCCCAACTCAAAGGATAAATCATTAAAtcctatatatacatatatatatatataaatataattggTCGAGTTCAACTTATCTTATTAATATTACTCTAATCATATATCTAAGTCTCATAATTTACCACGTCaataatatatcattaattacgaTCATATATAAAAACGTGAAcaatttaatgtatgatttgaGTAATAATCATTGTGTAGATCTTATTAACTTGTATAGTCGTCAATCAGCAACAATTTATGCTACTCATTGAAAGGGTTGACCCCGAAAAAAATCCCATTTCACATGAGTCAGAGacccattggctcatgcggaggATAAATctagggatgtgcacgagcggcagagacctgaaggagggagcacatggcccaatccccagagcataccccacaatatttcagcagggaatatgctccacacgaggatcgaacccgcaacgctggaaaATTTCTTtccacgtcacctcaggccttaccaactcgcctatgcttCTGTGGACACAATTTATGCTACTCATGTTTATTGGGTAGGTGGAACTTGGAAGGCCCTACATTTAATTTTTGGCTCAACAATAAACTTAAATGTACTCGCGGGTTTGTTGTGATCAAATAGACATTAAATATTTACAATGTGTCTCAAGTGGAAGCATGGTACCATTATCAATCATCCATCCATGAAAGTGATGGAATTCGACGTCTGTTCTTTTTTATACAAAATATCACATGGATGTGTGAATCAagtacaaaaataaaataattaagattttctgaattattattattatttgttattattattattattattatttttattattattattagtatcttcttcttctttgtgaGTACACGTTTATTAAGTCAACCATGGTATAGATGGGAGGCCACATTATGCAAGTTGCAAATTAAAATAATCAAGTTAAATAGCAACTCCTAACCATATCTATTAGCTTTCACACCACTAAGTTTCCATGTTCCTGTATGGTCTACTTGGAGTTCATAATATCATAAAGTTATACCTTTTAATCTTAAAAAAAAGATTATAccttaatattaaatataaatatttaaaattgatttggatatgtgacattcataaaattatataaatcatACGTgaccaaattaaaattaattattttaatataactgAGAGATACCATCCTTATACTAATATAATCGACCTTAAAAATGCACAAACTCCTTAGCATTATGattcattaatattttataCTTATACTCTACGTCTGACTTGTCCCGCTGGCATGTTAGCCAACTTTGTTGGctataataataattacaatTTCCCATCATTGAATATTGCCCCCCATAATTTATATAGGGTGGCTAATTGAATAAATACTACGTGCCAATGAATGCGATATCAATCAATTATGGTGTAAATTGAAACCTGAATTTTCCAGGGAGAGTGATATAAAATATTCTATTTTACtcgtcaattttgtgagacgagatgataaattaaaagaaaaataagTAGCTAAGATTTGAATCAAACAAGGGATTATGAACTATGACGCATCAAATGCATCCTTCCAACATgaacaattaatattttgaataaaaaagtcATTGGGATCGAACAATATCTTCTTCAAAGCAGTATAAAATATAAATCTTCCTGTATCTTTAATGATAATAGTTGACCTGAAGTTTAATGCATGGGGCATTAAGGGTAGGGACTAATTAAACTTCGATTTACAGATAATTATCAAGCAATTAAGTTGACTATGAAACAAATTACACAAAAAAATATTCGCCATAATTCATAAAATCCGAAACATGATTTATATCTTATTTCAAGAAAATGAAGATAACGATAGTGGGAAACAACTGTGACAAATGTGACATGCAATTTGCAAACATGATTAGGTGAGAGAGAATCTAATCTTCCTCAATACATTTCTAAATTAATATCCCAAGTACTATTCTTTATTATTAGTTGGGAAGCTATGGCTGATGAAAGATTTTGCATTTATTTCTTCCAAACAAGTGTAGAAGAGACCATGAACCCGCAGATAAGCCTCCCATCCTTTTCTGTGCTGTGCATTTGTTTGAATATAAGTATAAAAATTTCATCTTGGCTTCTGGCATAGCCAATCCCatctgagagaaaaaaaaaaaagctgctTCTTTTGGCTTCTTTCTGTGAGATATGGAAAAAGAAGAGCAAAGATGGGAGCAAGAAGAGGTGGAGCAAGAACAAGAAGAAGAGGAGACCAGTCTTCAAGTGAGAAAGTCAAGACCTGTGGATGAAACCAAGAGCACTGAAAGTGCCATTGTTGAGACTGAGAAGAGCAATGGAACTTCTGAGAGCAATGGCCATGAGATTCAGTCAACTGTGACTGCGAATGGGAGTTATGGGACTAAAGATTTGGAGTCAACTCTTGAAAATGGGGAGGAAAAAGATGAACTTGATGGGGTTGTTGGAAACGAAGAAGAAATCTCAAATGGGCTGCAAGAATCAGATAATCTTGTTTTCTTTGACGAAGATGAAGGTAAATAATGTACGAGTACAGTCAAGAATTATGGCTGTTTTTTTCTTGTCACCTTTCAAGCTTTTTTATTCTCCATGGATCCTCTGATTGTCATCTTTTATCGGTTTATGATTAGAGTAATGAATAGGATAGTGTCTTTTTTCCCTTAAAAAAACGATTAAGGTTAACAGTACCTTAAAACTTATTGGTTTTTAGCCCCACTCCAGCTCCACTTTTAGCCCTACCTGACTGTTAagcaaaacataaaaataaatggcCCTTTTTCGTCTTCTTTCCCACAATTCCTTATACCTATGAAAAGTTATTTCTATTAAATATTCTTGATAAAGATTGGCTGCTAACTCATGTCGATCCCTTCCCAATTTATTTTATAGCAGAGGTAATGGACTTTACTTTGGAAAGGCTTTTTATAATCCTTTCCGTAAAGTATTATTCCTAAATGCAACTGTATCTTGTACGGAATGTTCTCAATAATGAAACGGATTTGAACACTCAATTCAGCCCTTTTCTTCTAGATGCGAGCCTGAGGGTTCACTTTAGTGGAATCTCTGTGCTGAAGTGGGATAAATTTTCTGGGAGTTTTAAGATTGTATGTGGAGGAATTGATTCCACTTTAAGTTAAAATTTGGTGGTAGTTCCCCTTTGGaagtttgaggattttattTTTCGAAGTTCAGTTGTTACAAATGGAAAATATTACATGTCCCACTGTGGCTCTATTATAAAATAGGTGGTATCTAATAAGCCAAGGGGCTATTCCATCTTGAAGGGTTAGTATTTATGGTTTGGGCTCTGATCTTGGACATGTGGTCAGACATTGATGACTTATGGAGAGTCGACACAGTGGAAGGGCCGACCTGTGAACTGTTACCATCGGGTCGTTGTTTCTAATAGAAACCTGTTCATATTACATGCTAGATTAAGATGCACACACCAAATATTAATTGGTGAATGAAATCAATGCAGAGGAGCCGCAGCAGGCAATGTTACATGTTCTCGTTTGCTCTAGTATAAAATGTGAAGTGACCGACAAGTTTGAGAAGTTGTTTCACTTATGTTATTAGCCTTTTGGTTTTTTCTCTGTTTTTGGACTTGTAGTCTAACACATAATTTTCAATATTGATGGAATTACTCTTACTCCGCCATTGATCTGTTGGAAACTTCATGCAGCACAGGGTCCTAAGCAATAATCTCAGCTGTTTCTATGTATATCATCCTGTTTTCCATTTCCATGTCCGTGATAAAATATGTGTTGCAGCCAAAAGATCCTTCTCAATGAGTGTGTCCTGTTAAAATTTCCACATCCCAGACACATCGAACATTGCTATTCCATGAAATCATGCGTTACTTTAGGTGTCATTTGCAATTATGACTATTGCATTACCTCTCTCTTTTGTTACTGAAGGAATATGGAAGTGTCGAATCTGCTCTTGGATCTATAGGAATGGAAGTGCATGTGTTGACCATATGCAGAATCATAAAGGCCAATTGCATAAGCTGATGAATGACAAAACTTTAAATAATGAATCTGGAGGTTAGTAGATACTACGATGGAAAGAAACCTTCAAAATCGTTGAAAAATGCAGAGCGTTCAACTTTTAAAGTTCTTGAAAGGGCCGGTCTCAGGAAATCAACAACATTATAGAGATGAGCTTTCTGTTTACAGGCTTTGTGGTGTTCTAAAAAATTTGATCCTCACAATGCCCAAAACTATATTCGCAAGCACGCCAATAATCCACATAAGTCTTTGGTAGATTTTCGACTTAGATCTTTCTGGATATACATATATCGATTAGAACAGTTTTGTAGTAAAGTAGATATTCAGTTATCTTTTGATGTTCAAAGGAAGGGAAACAGAAGAGATAATTGTTTATTAGTGCTTCTGAGAACAGCTTGGGATGCATACGTATGAATCATAGTTATCTGTAATTTTATCTCATAACCTGGCTGTTTCGTATCATCCCTTTTCCTTCCAAGAAGCCCTCGTCCATTACTCATGAAGAAAATGTTCCCTGTCTTTCCATTCTTTCCCGTCCTTAACTTTTTCTTTACTGTAAATTAATGGACAAGCTGCCCACGCTCACAGTTTACGAGATCGTATCTTTTGTTATAACGTTTTGTTTCTTTGCTTTATCCTTGTATTTTTAGTTCAGCTGGCGGAGGTTTAATTCACATTTTTTCCCAGGTAACGAATTTACTCCAATTTCTGGAGATCAGCAAATTGAAAAACGCAATGGACACAAAGAACTGGACATTTCGTCTCAAGAATTTGATGCGCTGCATAATTCCACGAAGGGAGGATCTGAAGGACATCTCAGTGATGATAGCTTGTCTTATTCATATCATCAGCAGATTGAAATTCAGGAGGATGATGGCTTGTCTAACTCAGATCTCAAGTCATCTGGAGAGATAGAAAGTGAAGAAGTTTATGTAGTACCTGGGGATGAACTTGAAGTAACGGAAATAGATGTGGAACGAGTATTACAAAAGCAAACAACACATGATTTATACTGTCCTAATTGTAATTCTTGTATTACACGAAGGGTTATTCTTCGCAAAAGAAAACGCAGGATCCGACTTTCTGCACATGACATTAAGCGTAACAAATTAGAAGCTGTAGCTGACTCCAAGTTAGATGCTGACTCATTTCAGGTGTCTAGTACTGTGGTACATGAAAGGGATTATGTTGGTGTTGATAGTACTCCGTTACTAGCATCAAATGACGCTGATCATGACGGGGAGCCTGATTTATTCAGATGCTTATCATGCTTCAGCTTTTTCTTTCCAACAGGTTAGTATTttgtcagattgaacagaattTTATATCACGACAATGCTTCTAGCTACATTGGTGAAATCTGAAATCAAGTTGTGCCAAAAGTTTCGTGCTCATTTTATTTGTTCAAGTGTCATTGAGATATgtatcttttattttgttgttacaTGTTGGTATGGTACACCTTACAgtgtaaaatatttttacaaacaatTTAATTATAAGTCGATGATGTCTTCTATTATTGTTTGGGGAATGGATTTAAGTTGTTCTGGATATTTGAAGGGAAAAAAGTAAAAGTTATCATTCAGGATGAACAAGCTCCAAGTaccaagaattggtggacctcCATGTTTGCATTCAATAAGCAAGAAACTGCAGTTGCACGAGGTAGAGTCATTTATTGGATCCCATAATCCTTCTTACTCGTGATCATATGGTGCCAAAATTGGATTGAATTTGATAAATACCTCAAGTATTATATATCATGTCAAAAAAGATAATACCGTTTCGTAAGTTTTCGAAAAGTATTTCGTTTGGTTGCCTGGTTACATTTGTACACTTGCTGTAAAGAAAATCCTCAAGGGGGAGAAGAACTTATGGTTTCAGTCACATGCAGAAAATAAGTCTCGCGAAGATGAGAGAAAAAGTGATATGGGACTTGTGCCTTCTTCTGACATCATTGATCCCAAAGGCCAACCCTCATTCGTACAAGAATCTCACCCGCCTGCTCAGGCTTCAGATATACCTGTTCCCAGGCAAGGACATGCAGTAAAGACAAAAGTATTAGTTGGTGCAGTTGCCGACAAAACAACAGAGAGGATAGGTAAAAACACTATGTTTCAACTTTTCATGTTAATAGTCTGAATATAATCCATAGAATGCCAATTTTTGGGGCCCTTTAATCAAGCTTCTTCCAATTTTGTTACGCTTATATTCTTTTCCCCCATTTTCCACTCGCACCGTGTCGTCATTTCCATATTCTATCAGCTTGAGTTACTTTAGGcagaaaatttgattttttaaacttcTCAATCCCAATATTCCACATTGAAGTTACCGATCTTAAAGTAGTTGCTGTCCTGTGAAAGAGGACCCTGGGCTTTTATGCTTGACTAGAGAAAGTTGTGCAGTTGTGTCTTACCCGGATAAATGACACAGAAATAAGCATGCTCCTGTCAAATCCTTCATTTGACATGCCAAATGTTTTTTTCTGGAAAGAGCATGGAGTCTGAATAGTCTTTCCACTCCCTATAATATAACAACTATTGGTATTTATTTTCTGTGGTGCAACAGAGGCAACAATAGAACACTTCGAAGCATATACTAGTGATCAGTTGCAGGAATCAAAGTCTGGCAAagaactccaaacgaatcatgGGACCAATCTATCAACAAAATCGCCTCCTAAAGGGCCTCATTTCACTAATGAAGAATCATACAAGGATGACATCTCATCGTCAAAAGGTGGGATGAATTTGCTAATTTCATCAGATGAAGAATTTATGACCTTTGAGAAGCCAAAGGAAGGTCAAATACCCTACCAAAAAATACAGATAAGCAAAGGTAGAAAGTTTAAGATTTCTTTCAGTGGTGACTTTTTTACAGTGCAATCAAACTATGTAAATGGCCATTCTAACTGTCATTTGGGCATCTGTTTCCAGTGGTACCACGGaagttaaaaaaattttatgttgTCATAACCAAATCAGTAATGTTGAAATTTTGAACTCTGCATTCTTGTCAATTCATATCTGTTAAGAAAGTATATTTCGATGTTCATGAACCACTCTTTACTttgataataatattttaagttcTGCATTTCTACGAGATGTTCTATCTATTAACATTAGATTTTTTCCAGCATGATAATAAGTTATGAAGTTGCAACTAATTTTGTTTTCAACCCTGTAAGTTGTGCACATTCATTGGTGCAGCTGCAGATGATGAAGCTATCCAAATCATGGCAACACCAGTTTCCATACATAAAGATGTTCATGGCAGAATGGGCATTTCATTAGCTGTTCCTCACGAGGATCAACACTTTGAAGCCACAATCGTCACTGAATCTGttgttgaaaataaaaaagcaAAATTTCAAAGTGGCGATGACGGTATCAGTCTTTTTTTTTGTAACTGTAGTCCTTTTTCTCTGTTATTTTTGAGTTGGCATAGATCAGTTCTCTATAATCACAATTATTTGATGAAAAGATCAATTGCACTATTATCAAACTTGGAAAGTTATTTTGTTTCATGCTTATTTCCATTTAGTAAGTTCCACGTTTCTTAATCATCTCGGTCTTAGAAATGTACTTATATGTCACATATTTTCCGTTGGATGACAGGTCAAGTCTATCCCACTGAAGTGTCTCAGCATATTGTCACCAAAACCAAATTTGAAGTCCATGCCGGAGAGTCATTGAAAATTGATGACATTCCTTCTGTAACAGGTGCTTCCATTGTACAAGGTAGGTCAGTTGACACATTActtagaattttaaaaaaatgtgcaTATCAGAAAGAATGAAAGCATATAATTTCGTTCTTATTTTTCAAGTTTATTGTCACAAAAATATGATACAGGAAAGGACACCGTGATAACTATAGATGCACGGACAGTGGGTTCATCTCAAACTGGGCAAAATAATGTCTATCCAGAAGAAACAAGTGGATTGCATTCAGCACCTCAAGTTACAGCTGATGCCGAAGGAACTGAAGTGAGAAATGAGTTTGAAATTGAAGTGGTTAAAAGCATAGTATATGGTGGATTAGCCGAGTCAATTACTAGCTTAAGTGTTGTATCAGCGGCTGCTGGTGGTGGTGCTGCCACGTGTAAGTATGCTGTCAATTTTCTTAATTGGCAAATGGTAACATGCATTATTATCCTGGTTGCTGTTTTTGTAGCATTCGAGTTAGTTTGAACAATTGTCTTATGATTTGATATGGAAACATATATCATTATCTATGAATTATTGTTAAGATGTTAGAAACATAGTATTTGTCATCACCTTTGTAGTATTTGTCTCCCTCCACATATTCGAACCAACTAGAAGATCAATTGTACTGCTGAATGACAGTCCTCATTCTGCCACCTttcttttaatattttcaacTTGTTTTTTTCTTTGACAACAGTGAAAATTTTAGCTCTGGGAATGGCGAATTTGATTGGGGGACTTTTCGTCATTTTTCACAATGTAAGCAATCTTACTTTTTCGACTCTGTTAAGTAACTATCCTgagatatatcatatatcatcaTTTATGAAACTTAATGATGTAGCatgttattttaatttaaatactaagatTACATCATTTTCTTCTTTTGGATACAATAATAAATCTCTCATGTGATCATATGCATAAACTTTACAGCTTTGGGAGCTAAGGAGCGAGTGCATAGAGCAAACCTTCAATAATCATGGTAGTCCAGGAATCGAGCAAAAAGATCGCTACAAAGAACTTCTTGGCCGAAAGGAAAATTTTGCACTTCATGCTATAGTTTCGATACTATCTTACGTCATCTTTGGTTTAGTGGCTCCTGTTACTTATGGTTTCTCATTCCGCAAGAGTGATAACAAAGAATTCAAGCTCATTGTGGTAGCAGCTTCCTCTCTTTTGTGCATTTCTGGATTAGCCGTCGGAAGAGCTTATGTTAAAAGACGCCCCAGGCCATACGTAAAATCAGTTGTGACCTATCTTATTATGGGATTTATGGTCTCGGGTGTTTCCTACGTTGCTGGGGTATTAGTCGAAAGAATCTTGGAGAAGTTGGGTCTGTTCCATTCGAGTTCGGGAGCTAATCTATTTCTCCCTCAGATGGAAACTGTACCATCATACTCAGGATGGACTTCCTATTGAGTAACTACACTACTACAGTACACAGGTGCTAAATGGCAAAGAAAATCTGGAAATTTTTGTGGTTTGCTTGGTTCTTCTTCATATCCGAATTTGTCATAGATTTTGTATGTCATGCCCTCTTTTTGGATTCAACTTGTAATGTTAGATGTGTTCAGAAGACGCTTATCTATCTGTATGTGAGAGCAGAGTTGTGTTGGGTTGAGGTTAATAAAGAAGAGTAGGTCTTATGTGAGAGATCTGTGCAACAAGTCGACTCACCTATatttacaatgaaaaataatatttttggcatattTCATGAGTCGAGTTGAATAAAAGCTTCATATCACAAAATTCATTCGCTAGACCGTATAAGAGGAATGTTTGTAAACAAAGATTTGCATTTTCCCAATAGAAGTAGTGCTTCTGCATGATTATCATTTATCAAGTAGTATTTAGCTCCATTTTTATGTTGCTTGTCCAAGAATCCATATATAGTTATTTCTTGGGGGAACTCGTTCTTCATGGAAAAAATTCACCTTTTATTTGTTttcttataaatttttttaatcgtCAACTTTTACTTTCTCTTTCTTTCATGCCAAAATTTCTTGTTCCTTttcttataaatttttttaatcgtCAACTTTTACTTTCTCATTCTTTCATGCCAAAATTTCTTGTTCCTCCATGCCTAATTTATCCTTTTCTCaagataattataattataattataatatttctaCTCCCATTGTAATATACATAAACAATCAACAAAAATATTTATCTCAAattgattttcatttttttttgtaacGTGGGAACCCGCAGACGCTACCATTTGGTGCGTTCTGGATAAATccccggactaacgcaatagcctgcaaactacgctagtcaggtGAACTACAATGAACAAATCCTGTGGTAACAGACTAGTTCAAGAATGGACAAATCTGTGGCGACAGACTAGTCCAAGAAAGTGTTGGCAGAAAAAATCGAATTTCTGATCTCTGATCAAAAGTTTACTTACTCTACCAATTTGAACACCGAGGgttcaaatttattttcattgacTCTCCTAAGTTACATCTCAAACAATATTTTGGATAATGTAAACTTCAAGGGGCAATAAAAATATAGAATAAAATGAGGGGGTAAATGCAATTTATTTGAAGAGTCACCCCGGACCAACATGATTTGCAGTTGAGGCCAAGGCAGGTGGCTTCTTCTAACTTGAGCTCCAATTCTCGTGGCCATGGCTTCGAGCCTTCACCTGCAATGGCATCCTCTGCTGCCCACCAAGACTCGGAAATCCCATTTCATCAGAAACCCAGATAAGCATTTAATCTCTATCGGCCATGCGGCGAGCATACGGGCCTTCAGGCGGAGCGATTTCGACGGGTTCGCGAAGCGTGTGACCTCCGGCGAAGCCTTGAAGGACGCGTGGCGGAGGGCTAACGATGGTTTCGAGCTGTTACTCTTTGAGACAAAGAAAACGGCCGAGCGGATTGACCGGAGATACGCGGTTTCTCGGAGACTCTCAACCGTGGCGCAGGCTGCGGCCGATAAAGCTCTTGAGCTTGACCGCGAGTTGGAGATTACGCAGCGATGGAGGGGTTTTTCACTTAATTTTCGCACAAATTGGCCGAGGGTCTGTTTAATTTTCCAGTTCGATATGTCATATGCAACTTTTTGTTTAGCTCATGGGAAATCGATTTCTTGCTAATATAATCGTTTTTGTTGTGTGTGTTCGTACAGTACAGGAGACAGTTGAATGATTTTCTCGACACGCCATTAGGACGGGGTTTTGCTGTGAGTTATCTTTGAAACTTTTGTTTGGTGTAATTTCTTGTGTTGATTATTGTTGGTGAATGGCTTGTTCAATTATTGCCTCTCGTGTCAATTGCTAGGTTGTGGTTTCTACTTTCTGTGAAGTCTGTGATTTGGATGGTTCAATCACTTGGATAGTTGGGATTATTTAGTGAAAATGTGGCCTTTTAGTATGCAAGagtttgattaagttattttTGTTGGTCTAAAGAAGTCGGATATATGTACATATCATATCAAAGTCATGCACATTCGGATGCGAAACAGTTTACCGGCTGTCTCATATTTTATGGATCATGGAAGCTAGTAAATGGTAGTTTGTGGCTATAACTTTCATCGTATTAAGAATTTTGCTCGCATTTTATCGCTAATGAAGTGTAGTGTTG
Proteins encoded:
- the LOC140880253 gene encoding uncharacterized protein, which gives rise to MASSLHLQWHPLLPTKTRKSHFIRNPDKHLISIGHAASIRAFRRSDFDGFAKRVTSGEALKDAWRRANDGFELLLFETKKTAERIDRRYAVSRRLSTVAQAAADKALELDRELEITQRWRGFSLNFRTNWPRYRRQLNDFLDTPLGRGFATIFFVWFALSGWLFRVLIFATWVLPLAGPLLIGAMANNLVIKGECPSCRKQFIGYKSQTIQCASCGNIVWQPQGGGSSKRGGRGSTSSSKSQPDIIDVEFEEK